One window of the Salvia splendens isolate huo1 chromosome 1, SspV2, whole genome shotgun sequence genome contains the following:
- the LOC121810801 gene encoding peroxidase 43-like translates to MPMNNSTLHFVCVLLILCISLSQAAPPEVGFYSYTCPNAESIVESVVREATLTSPRTPALLLRLHFHDCFVEGCDGSILIDNGASDLERFAAGHLGLGGFGAIEKAKLEIESQCPGVVSCADIVAMAARDAIALTGGPVYEVETGRRDGRVSNRNLASDMPDVDDSIDTLISKFVAKGLSPQDLVLLSGAHTIGTTACFFMPRRLYNFNSTNKSDPRISPQFLPELRRMCPKDGGSGARISLDPVTPGSFDSQVMDNIKTGFAVLASDAQLYDGGLTREVVDSYAGGSQFGEDFAKAMVRMGRIGVKSGENGEIRVKCGSFN, encoded by the exons ATGCCCATGAATAATTCTACTCTCCATTTCGTTTGTGTGCTATTAATATTATGCATCTCTCTCTCCCAAGCAGCACCACCAGAAGTAGGATTCTATTCCTACACATGCCCCAACGCAGAATCCATTGTCGAATCTGTGGTGAGAGAAGCCACTCTCACTAGTCCACGCACACCCGCTCTTCTTCTCCGTCTGCATTTCCACGACTGTTTCGTCGAG GGTTGCGATGGCTCAATCCTTATTGACAACGGAGCTAGTGATTTGGAGAGGTTCGCCGCCGGCCATCTAGGCCTCGGTGGTTTTGGGGCGATCGAGAAGGCGAAGCTGGAGATCGAGAGCCAGTGCCCGGGCGTTGTTTCATGCGCCGACATTGTCGCCATGGCTGCTCGAGATGCCATTGCTCTG ACTGGAGGTCCGGTTTACGAAGTTGAAACTGGAAGAAGAGACGGAAGGGTTTCAAACCGTAACCTGGCCAGTGATATGCCTGATGTCGACGATTCAATCGACACTCTGATATCAAAATTTGTAGCCAAGGGCCTTTCACCACAAGACCTTGTGTTACTTAGTG GAGCGCACACCATTGGGACAACGGCATGTTTCTTCATGCCGAGGAGGTTGTACAACTTCAACTCGACAAACAAGTCGGACCCTCGGATCAGTCCTCAGTTCTTACCGGAGTTGAGGCGCATGTGCCCTAAGGACGGGGGCAGCGGTGCAAGGATCTCTCTGGATCCGGTGACTCCAGGGAGTTTCGACAGTCAAGTTATGGACAACATCAAGACAGGGTTCGCCGTACTGGCCTCGGATGCCCAGCTATACGACGGTGGCCTGACCAGAGAGGTGGTGGATTCCTACGCCGGAGGGTCTCAATTCGGGGAGGACTTCGCCAAGGCAATGGTGCGGATGGGACGGATCGGGGTGAAGTCGGGGGAAAATGGGGAAATCAGGGTGAAATGCGGCAGCTTCAATTGA
- the LOC121810744 gene encoding uncharacterized protein LOC121810744 codes for MASRRAMNEMIIQVMTDIIRDHQFDIICVILIYLRSIRRGRRFSPLDLRKSYSYIRRMPQQVRHMNRLTGVSDVSCLENLRMDRNSFGRLCIMLRQTGDVVDGRYVTVEEQVAMFLGILAHHKKVRVVKFNHWRSGYTVSKSVHVVLRAVIKLHRTFWVVPEAVDDDCEDHKWKWFKGCLGALDGTYINIQVPSVDKPRYRSRKGQICTNTLAACDRSMRFVYVLAGWEGSAEDARVLRDAVNRENGFKVPRGKYYLCDNGYANCEGFLTPFKSVRYHLKEWGPAAGAPQNPREIFNMRHTRARNVIERAFAVLKMRWGILRSACYYPVKIQTQLILACFLLHNYARTAMPVDPLDQLSDVNDDQIVAESDDPNVEGEYIDSILRIEYDLNLK; via the exons ATGGCAAGTAGAAGGGCAATGAACGAAATGATTATCCAGGTTATGACCGACATAATTCGGGACCATCAGTTCGACATCATTTGTGTTATCCTCATCTACCTTCGAAGCATTAGACGGGGACGACGTTTCTCTCCTCTCGATCTTAGAAAGAGCTATTCGTATATCCGGCGGATGCCACAACAGGTTCGACACATGAACAGACTCACTGGTGTGAGTGATGTGTCTTGTCTTGAAAATTTGCGAATGGATAGAAACTCTTTTGGGAGGCTGTGTATCATGCTTCGGCAAACAGGTGATGTAGTCGATGGTCGGTATGTCACCGTGGAGGAACAAGTTGCCATGTTTTTAGGAATCTTGGCCCATCACAAGAAGGTTCGAGTAGTGAAGTTCAACCATTGGAGGTCAGGGTATACAGTTTCAAAATCTGTCCATGTTGTCCTGAGGGCCGTGATTAAGCTTCATCGTACCTTTTGGGTTGTTCCTGAAGCCGTGGATGACGATTGTGAGGATCACAAGTGGAAATGGTTCAAG GGGTGCCTAGGAGCTCTCGACGGCACATACATCAACATACAAGTACCAAGTGTTGACAAGCCTCGATACCGCTCTCGAAAGGGGCAAATTTGCACTAATACCCTAGCCGCTTGTGATCGCAGTATGCGGTTCGTTTATGTTCTGGCCGGATGGGAAGGCTCTGCTGAGGATGCTCGTGTGCTAAGGGATGCCGTTAATCGCGAAAATGGCTTCAAAGTCCCAAGAG GAAAGTACTATCTTTGTGATAATGGATATGCAAATTGCGAAGGATTCCTAACACCATTTAAAAGTGTCCGATATCATCTCAAAGAATGGGGCCCGGCCGCCGGGGCCCCTCAGAATCCACGTGAAATCTTCAATATGAGACACACACGGGCTCGCAACGTCATTGAACGTGCATTTGCCGTTTTGAAAATGCGATGGGGGATATTAAGGAGTGCTTGTTACTACCCGGTGAAAATTCAAACGCAACTCATTTTAGCATGTTTTCTTCTACATAACTATGCTAGAACAGCAATGCCAGTGGATCCACTCGACCAACTCTCCGACGTAAATGATGACCAAATAGTCGCTGAATCTGATGACCCCAATGTCGAAGGAGAGTATATCGATTCTATATTAAGGATTGAATatgatttgaatttaaaatga